From Bombyx mori chromosome 10, ASM3026992v2, a single genomic window includes:
- the LOC101738990 gene encoding S1 RNA-binding domain-containing protein 1 isoform X2 codes for MEKQVKITRKRKLEEKEDAKPRKKLARTVEPTKSKPRTVKEIKLKTKSQSVSAKTEKILLQPSSTISDEKADATEGSVDLWDESIVLAQVEKIPEKLAKNLVSLLSEGCTLPFIARYRKTAVDNLMPDRLQELYETYQNVIQLKKKAKSVIETLKKSKKLTLDVEKSILNARNLSELDLVYAPLKSHSLSLSERAKKLGLEPHARNALNGNYIDVETLCTKSNDELSNVDKVEAHITHIVADIIHKDPRVLEKIRSLKEETKFTIVSSRTKSSMKETKDSGQRKIESKSDPETYKIYFDWKCPSHFVKSYQTLALNRGEDEKILSVKVVVPDWFYNNLERFCITLWNGIFWIKKGLSDAYSRLIKPWLSRQVRSELTVAAQKEAIKTFTTNLEKYLLTEPIKNRRIAGLDPGFKAGCKVGIINHNGDKLETFTLHPDLRRKNENDPAASYLKSQLKNHMVELIGLGNGTACRETETWLKEYRISEDIPVIIVPEQGASIYSISKEAQKEHPNMDPNLISALSIARRVLDPLGELIKVEPKHLGVGMYQHDIPTKMLETALDSTVEQIVSLVGVDINTASLAMLRRISGLNESKAKKILDYRLKNEGFSSRGEILKVTSIGKITYQQCVGFLKILGGPEPLDATIIHPESYTVAKSCGS; via the exons ATGGAAAAACAAGTAAAGATAACACGAAAACGTAAGTTGGAAGAGAAAGAAGACGCAAAACCGCGAAAAAAACTGGCTAGGACTGTTGAACCAACCAAGTCTAAACCAAGAACAGTCaaagaaataaaacttaaaactaagTCACAATCAGTTTCGGCTAAAACTGAAAAAATACTATTACAACCCTCTAGCACGATAAGTGATGAGAAAGCAGACGCCACAGAAGGTTCGGTTGATTTATGGGATGAATCAATTGTTTTGGCGCAGGTTGAGAAAATACCAGAAAAATTGGCAAAAAATTTGGTATCTTTACTATCCGAAGGTTGTACTTTACCTTTCATTGCAAGATACAGGAAAACTGCTGTTGATAATTTGATGCCTGATCG GCTACAAGAATTATATGAAACTTATCAGAATGTTATTCAACTGAAGAAAAAAGCAAAAAGTGTAatagaaacattaaaaaaatcaaagaagCTCACCCTGGATGTAGAGAAAAGTATCCTAAATGCTCGTAATCTGTCAGAATTAGATTTGGTT tatGCACCTTTGAAATCACATTCCCTATCATTATCAGAAAGAGCTAAAAAACTAGGCTTAGAGCCTCACGCAAGAAATGCTTTAAATGGTAATTACATAGATGTTGAAACACTATGTACAAAGTCAAATGATGAATTGTCAAATGTTGATAAAGTAGAAGCTCACATCACTCACATTGTTGCTGATATCATTCACAAAGATCCAAGAGTATTAGAAAAGATAAGAAGTTT aAAAGAAGAAACCAAATTCACTATTGTAAGCAGCAGAACGAAAAGTTCAATGAAAGAAACAAAAGACAGTGGACAAAGGAAAATTGAATCAAAATCAGACCCCGAgacatacaaaatatatttcgacTGGAAATGCCCCAGTCATTTTGTTAAATCATATCAGACATTAGCACTGAACCGAGGAGAAGACGAAAAAATACTATCTGTAAAAGTGGTTGTACCTGATTGGTTTTATAACAATCTGGAAAG GTTTTGTATCACGTTATGGAATGGTATATTTTGGATAAAGAAAGGACTAAGTGATGCTTATAGTCGTCTCATCAAGCCCTGGCTGTCAAGACAAGTACGGAGTGAACTCACAGTAGCCGCTCAAAAAGAGGCTATCAAAACTTTTACAACAAACTTAGAAAAGTACCTACTGACTGAACCTATTAAAAATAGACGAATAGCCGGTCTGGATCCAGGCTTTAAAGCTGGATGTAAG GTAGGAATAATAAACCATAATGGTGATAAATTGGAAACCTTTACTTTACATCCTGATTTACGAAGGAAGAACGAAAATGATCCGGCAGCGTCATATCTGAAGAGCCAATTAAAAAACCACAT GGTGGAATTAATCGGCCTAGGAAATGGCACCGCGTGTCGTGAAACTGAGACTTGGCTTAAGGAGTATCGCATCAGCGAAGATATTCCAGTTATTATTGTACCCGAACAAGGCGCTTCTATTTATTCAATTAGCAAAGAAGCACAAAAA GAACATCCAAATATGGACCCTAATTTAATATCCGCACTATCCATTGCTAGAAGAGTATTGGATCCACTCGGAGAGCTAATTAAG gtggaaCCGAAGCACCTAGGAGTGGGCATGTACCAACACGATATTCCAACAAAAATGCTAGAAACAGCACTGGATTCTACCGTAGAGCAAATAGTCAGTTTGGTTGGTGTTGACATCAACACTGCATCGCTGGCTATGTTAAG ACGAATATCCGGATTAAACGAAAGCAAAGCTAAGAAGATTCTAGACTATCGGCTAAAGAACGAAGGATTCAGTTCAAGAGGGGAGATCCTGAAAGTGACCAGTATAGGAAAAATTACATATCAACAATGCGTTGgttttctaaaaatattagGAGGACCGGAACCTCTCGACGCGACAATAATACACCCCGAGAGTTACACTGTTGCGAAATC GTGTGGTTCGTAA
- the LOC101738990 gene encoding S1 RNA-binding domain-containing protein 1 isoform X1, whose product MEKQVKITRKRKLEEKEDAKPRKKLARTVEPTKSKPRTVKEIKLKTKSQSVSAKTEKILLQPSSTISDEKADATEGSVDLWDESIVLAQVEKIPEKLAKNLVSLLSEGCTLPFIARYRKTAVDNLMPDRLQELYETYQNVIQLKKKAKSVIETLKKSKKLTLDVEKSILNARNLSELDLVYAPLKSHSLSLSERAKKLGLEPHARNALNGNYIDVETLCTKSNDELSNVDKVEAHITHIVADIIHKDPRVLEKIRSLKEETKFTIVSSRTKSSMKETKDSGQRKIESKSDPETYKIYFDWKCPSHFVKSYQTLALNRGEDEKILSVKVVVPDWFYNNLERFCITLWNGIFWIKKGLSDAYSRLIKPWLSRQVRSELTVAAQKEAIKTFTTNLEKYLLTEPIKNRRIAGLDPGFKAGCKVGIINHNGDKLETFTLHPDLRRKNENDPAASYLKSQLKNHMVELIGLGNGTACRETETWLKEYRISEDIPVIIVPEQGASIYSISKEAQKEHPNMDPNLISALSIARRVLDPLGELIKVEPKHLGVGMYQHDIPTKMLETALDSTVEQIVSLVGVDINTASLAMLRRISGLNESKAKKILDYRLKNEGFSSRGEILKVTSIGKITYQQCVGFLKILGGPEPLDATIIHPESYTVAKSFAKKIGVNINEMSQLNFPALVEQKTSSINIDRISEDLQTDVGTLELIISAFKQKSYEENIIRFVKPVYSLSVQVKEQLKEGMTLTGVVRNVVPFGCFVDCGVGENGLIHKSKLGASSTPRLGDRVEVTVIAFPQPKRLQFKLERILD is encoded by the exons ATGGAAAAACAAGTAAAGATAACACGAAAACGTAAGTTGGAAGAGAAAGAAGACGCAAAACCGCGAAAAAAACTGGCTAGGACTGTTGAACCAACCAAGTCTAAACCAAGAACAGTCaaagaaataaaacttaaaactaagTCACAATCAGTTTCGGCTAAAACTGAAAAAATACTATTACAACCCTCTAGCACGATAAGTGATGAGAAAGCAGACGCCACAGAAGGTTCGGTTGATTTATGGGATGAATCAATTGTTTTGGCGCAGGTTGAGAAAATACCAGAAAAATTGGCAAAAAATTTGGTATCTTTACTATCCGAAGGTTGTACTTTACCTTTCATTGCAAGATACAGGAAAACTGCTGTTGATAATTTGATGCCTGATCG GCTACAAGAATTATATGAAACTTATCAGAATGTTATTCAACTGAAGAAAAAAGCAAAAAGTGTAatagaaacattaaaaaaatcaaagaagCTCACCCTGGATGTAGAGAAAAGTATCCTAAATGCTCGTAATCTGTCAGAATTAGATTTGGTT tatGCACCTTTGAAATCACATTCCCTATCATTATCAGAAAGAGCTAAAAAACTAGGCTTAGAGCCTCACGCAAGAAATGCTTTAAATGGTAATTACATAGATGTTGAAACACTATGTACAAAGTCAAATGATGAATTGTCAAATGTTGATAAAGTAGAAGCTCACATCACTCACATTGTTGCTGATATCATTCACAAAGATCCAAGAGTATTAGAAAAGATAAGAAGTTT aAAAGAAGAAACCAAATTCACTATTGTAAGCAGCAGAACGAAAAGTTCAATGAAAGAAACAAAAGACAGTGGACAAAGGAAAATTGAATCAAAATCAGACCCCGAgacatacaaaatatatttcgacTGGAAATGCCCCAGTCATTTTGTTAAATCATATCAGACATTAGCACTGAACCGAGGAGAAGACGAAAAAATACTATCTGTAAAAGTGGTTGTACCTGATTGGTTTTATAACAATCTGGAAAG GTTTTGTATCACGTTATGGAATGGTATATTTTGGATAAAGAAAGGACTAAGTGATGCTTATAGTCGTCTCATCAAGCCCTGGCTGTCAAGACAAGTACGGAGTGAACTCACAGTAGCCGCTCAAAAAGAGGCTATCAAAACTTTTACAACAAACTTAGAAAAGTACCTACTGACTGAACCTATTAAAAATAGACGAATAGCCGGTCTGGATCCAGGCTTTAAAGCTGGATGTAAG GTAGGAATAATAAACCATAATGGTGATAAATTGGAAACCTTTACTTTACATCCTGATTTACGAAGGAAGAACGAAAATGATCCGGCAGCGTCATATCTGAAGAGCCAATTAAAAAACCACAT GGTGGAATTAATCGGCCTAGGAAATGGCACCGCGTGTCGTGAAACTGAGACTTGGCTTAAGGAGTATCGCATCAGCGAAGATATTCCAGTTATTATTGTACCCGAACAAGGCGCTTCTATTTATTCAATTAGCAAAGAAGCACAAAAA GAACATCCAAATATGGACCCTAATTTAATATCCGCACTATCCATTGCTAGAAGAGTATTGGATCCACTCGGAGAGCTAATTAAG gtggaaCCGAAGCACCTAGGAGTGGGCATGTACCAACACGATATTCCAACAAAAATGCTAGAAACAGCACTGGATTCTACCGTAGAGCAAATAGTCAGTTTGGTTGGTGTTGACATCAACACTGCATCGCTGGCTATGTTAAG ACGAATATCCGGATTAAACGAAAGCAAAGCTAAGAAGATTCTAGACTATCGGCTAAAGAACGAAGGATTCAGTTCAAGAGGGGAGATCCTGAAAGTGACCAGTATAGGAAAAATTACATATCAACAATGCGTTGgttttctaaaaatattagGAGGACCGGAACCTCTCGACGCGACAATAATACACCCCGAGAGTTACACTGTTGCGAAATC cTTCGCCAAAAAGATTGGCGTGAACATAAACGAAATGTCTCAGTTAAATTTTCCGGCACTAGTTGAGCAGAAGACATCCTCTATTAACATTGACCGGATCAGTGAAGATCTACAAACTGACGTCGGCACGTTAGAATTGATAATAAGCGCGTTCAAACAGAAGTCGTACGAAGAGAACATTATTCGATTCGTGAAGCCAGTTTATTCTTTATCCGTTCAAGTCAAGGAGCAACTCAAGGAGGGAATGACTCTCACAG GTGTGGTTCGTAACGTCGTTCCCTTCGGTTGTTTTGTCGACTGTGGCGTTGGCGAGAACGGCCTCATACACAAAAGTAAATTGGGGGCTAGTTCTACTCCTAGACTGGGCGACAGGGTAGAAGTCACCGTCATAGCGTTTCCCCAACCCAAACGATTGCAATTTAAACTTGAGAGGATCCTAGACTGA
- the LOC105842217 gene encoding cilia- and flagella-associated protein 65 — translation MDSMSDGSSSELKTIDFENVPVDTISEKYLHIQNNGDKTLTYRISLLYILDNIDRVFKASITSTPVNPNENAEVKIVFKATNPGQSYTEYYLIDDTAGNTYRLTVCGQCFGPKIRIDKRKIYFRVCKTEKEERKEVINIINNTNLETTYQWYLPTYGQGNFQISTGHCGLVRPFETIPITMIFNGTALGIYNAELVCLVLNQEPIFVRVLASVVLPGNPLFNLDDHDFEKNWKRLSRSAHFMENSLRRLPHIPAASVFERFFDFSTGSVKDITKNISQTLCVTNHGQEDGFIQWMADPDNIFLIDPVACEIPPNESRLFTIRFRPNMDDEVYSFLLCGDYQVKKYTSENCDELKLKHTWFRIPCIGNTWSPCTDWITEWECPVEVVLPPTVPGRTTFTNFMLVNKQEAPMQFRFKEPNFSNFALLPMCGVVQGRGWQIVTVALEPNSCGNYIEAWDLIVNRTQKARLSLRGNAEYSEVELMSHGYNPSTHAMYEFPSTITGCTNYCTAYLHNLTRMDIHIRVLNSVPWLGGDNFGSILLPPKEVVRYHWWFFPKEPNKVYQTTVTCSCICLINGKPVGEPKDVFIHIMGFSELPDLKVLPKSTNLHDIVVGESVNFSVTLYNYGSCYFSSKLYHIIEGMGDDYSGDRFEIECNVNSLKPSNHCQVQMSVMPSGAGSRQIDIKYTVLFRTENDEIEEIQPITKTICTVWYDGIYPSIKIKRTISVNCPVILSNHCLWNLVNVDELNRALIDCRPNKPISVNIYAPDLCIRTGSVVFIFVMGCIYSVPVAWSLKREKICDCEMTEVQVGISLYEMKHTCSHRFLVELTPLNGMVAPDNPELLTLKFNYAYEGLNTLSYIMTLPNQRTIRIYLNIFATLNTKGVLTALRRCIYQPGYLAVLDCGKVPINNLDPVIRIVWLYNPTDVFTTWRLLRGNTTSPDSIIRCLLYFAEVPPLGKLAIPFAFMPTEMIDYEMIFQCSFGYDTVKLLVKGQGGLPNCIETRLDVPRYVEKNIRAAHRNGLVYLSMEHLSLPVMPTHSLSREIIAINNDTEHVIRFIWLPERIANIINVVMTPCWGVVQPKTTEWITMTVYSLQEPATFTTTVACEILDLTERKRYQRNELLRRNKMEKCKQEFMITEKGFFRPGINDSPPYVLDLEKPKPFYLAMSISISSKGQRDGYPRMLLRQMWEQTPPYDLMSSDINDYGGNYERASHSNNMTIGDVIRIIDGILWDALHSKMFKNQIEFYAKEEIPTYSQLVEVIENETKPQLSRRVTSGICDAIVNKAVFHIYGLNPKHETSILDAE, via the exons atggaTAGTATGTCAGATGGTAGTTCTTCTGAACTAAAAACTATTGATTTTGAAAATGTACCAGTTGATACCATATCAGAAAAGTACTTACATATTCAAAATAATGGCGAT AAAACATTAACCTATCGGATTTCCCTGTTGTACATACTAGATAATATTGACAGAGTATTTAAAGCATCTATAACGTCTACTCCTGTAAATCCTAATGAAAATGCTGAAGTCAAAATAGTATTTAAAGCTACCAATCCTGGACAGTCTTACACTGAATATTACTTAATTGACGACACAGCTGGTAATACGTACAGATTGACTGTATGTGGACAATGCTTTG GTCCAAAAATACGAATAGATAagaggaaaatatattttagagtGTGTAAAACTGAAAAAGAGGAGAGGAAAGAAGTTATCAACatcataaataatacaaatttagaAACTACATACCAGTGGTACTTGCCGACATACGGTCAAGGAAATTTTCAA ATTTCGACTGGTCATTGCGGACTTGTGAGACCGTTTGAAACAATTCCTATCACTATGATATTCAATGGAACTGCTCTAGGGATTTATAATGCAGAGTTAGTCTGTCTCGTACTGAATCAG GAACCAATATTTGTAAGAGTTCTGGCATCTGTTGTTTTACCAGGTAACCCACTATTCAATTTGGACGATCATGATTTTGAGAAAAACTGGAAGAGACTTAGCCGTTCGGCTCATTTCATGGAAAACAGTCTGAGAAGATTGCCCCACATACCGGCGGCGTCAGTATTCGAAAGATTCTTTGATTTCAGCACAGGAAGCGTGAAAGACATTACAAAGAATATTTCTCAAACGCTTTGCGTAACCAATCATGGGCAAGAAGATGGTTTCATACAATGGATGGCAG ATCCTGACAATATTTTCTTGATTGATCCCGTAGCTTGTGAAATACCGCCGAATGAGTCAAGATTATTTACTATTCGATTCAG ACCGAACATGGACGATGAAGTATATAGCTTCCTGTTATGTGGGGATTATCAAGTCAAGAAATACACTAGCGAGAATTGCGATGagttaaaactaaaacatacgTGGTTCCGAATACCTTGTATAGGAAATACTTGGAGCCCTTGCACTGATTGGATCACGGAATGGGAATGTCCAGTTGAA GTAGTTTTACCACCAACAGTTCCGGGCAGAACTACGTTTACAAACTTTATGCTGGTCAATAAACAAGAGGCTCCTATGCAATTTAGATTTAAAGAACCAAATTTCTC GAACTTCGCATTGCTGCCGATGTGTGGAGTTGTACAAGGCAGAGGATGGCAAATTGTTACGGTGGCCCTCGAGCCGAATTCGTGTGGGAATTATATTGAAGCATGGGATTTAATTGTTAATAGAACTCAGAAG GCACGTCTCAGTTTACGCGGGAATGCTGAATACAGTGAGGTCGAATTGATGTCGCACGGTTATAATCCCTCGACTCACGCTATGTACGAATTTCCATCAACAATAACCGGGTGCACAAATTACTGCACTGCGTATCTTCATAACCTCACCAGAATGGATATTCA CATACGAGTTTTGAACTCAGTGCCATGGCTTGGTGGTGATAATTTCGGTTCAATTCTTTTACCACCCAAAGAAGTTGTCCGGTATCACTGGTGGTTTTTCCCTAAGGAACCTAATAAAGTTTATCAGACGACTGTGACGTGTTCCTGTATATGCTTAATTAATGGAAA ACCAGTTGGAGAGCCTAAAGATGTATTCATTCATATAATGGGCTTCTCTGAGCTTCCAGATTTAAAG GTCCTACCGAAATCAACAAATCTTCATGACATTGTAGTAGGAGAAAGCGTTAATTTTTCAGTGACTTTATACAACTATGGCTCCTGTTACTTCTCTTCTAAATTGTATCACATAATCGAAGGTATGGGAGACGATTATAGTGGTGACAGATTCGAAATTGAATGTAATGTG AACAGCCTCAAGCCATCAAATCATTGCCAAGTCCAAATGTCGGTTATGCCAAGCGGGGCGGGTTCACGACAAATCGATATTAAATATACGGTTTTGTTTCGCACCGAAAACGATGAAATTGAAGAAATACAGCCGATAACAAAAACTATTTGCACTGTATGGTATGATGGAATATATCCAAGCATtaag ATTAAACGTACTATCTCTGTCAATTGTCCAGTGATTCTGAGCAATCATTGCCTTTGGAATTTAGTTAATGTGGACGA gCTTAACAGGGCTCTCATCGATTGCCGTCCCAACAAACCAATTTCCGTAAATATTTACGCCCCTGATCTTTGCATCCGCACCGGTTCCGTCGTCTTTATATTCGTGATGGGCTGCATATATTCCGTACCTGTGGCTTGGAGTCTCAAGAGGGAAAAGATATGTGATTGCGAAATGACTGAGGTGCAAGTCGGCATTTCTTTGTACGAAATGAAGCATACCTGCTCTCATAGATTTTTGGTAGAATTAACACCACTGAACGGGATGGTAGCG ccTGATAATCCCGAATTGTTAACGCTAAAGTTCAACTATGCTTATGAAGGCTTGAACACATTATCTTACATAATGACTTTACCGAACCAAAGGACGATACGTATTTACCTTAACATCTTTGCGACTTTAAACACGAAAGGTGTTTTGACAGCGCTCCGACGATGCATATACCAGCCAGGATACTTGGCAGTTCTAGACTGCGGAAAAGTTCCGATCAACAATTTGGATCCAGTTATAAGg ATTGTGTGGTTGTACAATCCGACGGATGTATTTACGACGTGGCGTCTGCTGCGCGGGAACACAACCTCTCCGGATTCTATAATCCGCTGTTTGCTTTATTTCGCCGAAGTGCCTCCATTGGGGAAACTGGCTATACCATTCGCGTTTATGCCTACTGAGATGATAGATTACGAG ATGATATTTCAGTGTTCGTTTGGGTATGACACTGTTAAACTTTTAGTAAAAGGGCAAGGTGGTCTTCCGAATTGCATTGAAACGAGACTCGATGTCCCGAGGTACGTGGAAAAAAACATCAGGGCGGCTCACAGAAATGGTCTT GTATATTTATCGATGGAACACTTGAGTTTACCTGTAATGCCGACTCATTCGTTGTCGCGAGAAATTATAGCTATAAATAATGACACCGAACACGTAATTCGATTTATATGGTTGCC TGAAAGAATAGCAAACATAATAAACGTGGTTATGACTCCGTGTTGGGGTGTTGTACAGCCTAAAACGACGGAATGGATTACAATGACTGTTTATTCTTTACAAGAACCGGCCACTTTCAC TACGACGGTCGCGTGTGAGATTTTAGATTTGACAGAACGCAAGCGCTACCAACGGAACGAATTACTCAGGAGGAATAAAATGGAGAAATGCAAACAGGAATTTATGATTACGGAGAAAGGCTTTTTTCGTCCC GGCATAAACGATTCTCCTCCCTATGTACTGGACCTCGAAAAACCGAAGCCATTTTATTTGGCTATGTCAATTTCTATATCATCAAAAGGTCAACGTGATGGATACCCGAGAATGCTGCTAAGGCAAATGTGGGAACAG ACTCCACCCTATGATTTGATGTCATCAGATATCAATGATTATGGAGGAAACTACGAAAGAGCTTCGCACAGCAATAACATGACTATTGGAGATGTCATTAGGATCATAGATGGCATTCTGTG GGACGCCTTGCACAGCAAAATGTTCAAGAACCAAATAGAATTTTATGCCAAAGAAGAAATACCCACTTATTCACAGCTTGTCGaagttattgaaaatgaaaCCAAGCCACAACTAAGCAGACG GGTTACTTCTGGTATTTGCGACGCGATAGTCAACAAGGCCGTCTTCCACATCTACGGCCTTAACCCAAAACACGAGACTTCGATTTTAGATGCAGAATAA